The following coding sequences lie in one Deltaproteobacteria bacterium genomic window:
- a CDS encoding tetratricopeptide repeat protein, with protein sequence MTLQYDKAVSQAERALVLDPNSYSVINNCGLALAYSGKHEEALPLLERAVRLNPSIAQSFVMSSMAYRVVGRYEDAFQHAKKAVERNPMSQLAQIALAVTCILTGREEEAHTAAAQVLKIRPTFSLEQYGRTLPFKDKSQVDLVTDALRKAGLK encoded by the coding sequence ATGACACTACAATACGACAAGGCGGTTTCTCAGGCTGAGCGGGCATTGGTCCTTGATCCGAATTCTTATTCCGTCATCAACAATTGCGGACTTGCCCTAGCCTATTCAGGAAAGCATGAGGAGGCGCTTCCACTGCTTGAGAGGGCGGTACGCCTGAATCCCTCCATAGCCCAATCTTTTGTTATGTCAAGCATGGCTTACCGTGTCGTTGGCCGGTATGAGGATGCGTTCCAACATGCCAAGAAAGCGGTAGAGCGAAACCCCATGAGTCAGCTTGCCCAGATAGCGCTCGCTGTCACATGCATCTTAACGGGACGGGAAGAGGAGGCACACACAGCGGCTGCCCAGGTTCTTAAGATAAGGCCAACATTTTCTTTGGAGCAGTATGGAAGGACACTCCCTTTCAAGGATAAATCTCAAGTTGACCTCGTAACAGACGCACTGCGCAAAGCGGGCCTGAAGTAA